A single region of the Glycine max cultivar Williams 82 chromosome 20, Glycine_max_v4.0, whole genome shotgun sequence genome encodes:
- the LOC100808977 gene encoding alpha-L-fucosidase 2 isoform X1 — MPTANKYSYQLLLLHRLVLYFIVSCSLSLSWEVQDGKRVMVRNTPQKNWWKPSLTNGESPPRPLKVTFAEPATHWTDAIPIGNGRLGAMVWGAVPSEALQLNEDTLWTGIPRDYTNSSAPQALAEVRKLVDDRKFSEATAAAVKLSGDPSEVYQLLGDIKLEFHDSHLNYSKESYYRELDLDTATANIKYSVGDVEFTREHFASNPDQVIVTRLSTSKPGSLSFTVYFDSKMHHDSRVSGQNQIIMEGRCPGSRIPPRVNSIDNPQGIQFSAVLDMQISKDKGFIHVLDDKKLRVEGSDWAILLLTASSSFDGPFTKPEDSKKDPASESLSRMVSVKKISYGDLYARHLADYQNLFHRVSLQLSKSSKTVSGKSVLDRRKLVSSQTNISQMGGDDTIPTSARVKSFQTDEDPSFVELLFQYGRYLLISCSRPGTQVANLQGIWNKDVEPAWEGAPHLNINLQINYWPSLACNLHECQEPLFDFISSLSVIGKKTAKVSYEANGWVAHHVSDIWGKTSPGQGQAVWAVWPMGGAWLCTHLWEHYTYTLDKDFLKNKAYPLLEGCTSFLLDWLIEGRGGLLETNPSTSPEHMFTAPDGKTASVSYSSTMDISIIKEVFSMIISAAEVLGRHNDTIIKRATEYQSKLPPTKVARDGSIMEWAEDFKDPTVHHRHVSHLFGLFPGHTISVENTPDLCKAVEVSLIKRGDDGPGWSTTWKASLWAHLHNSEHAYRMIKHLIVLVEPDHGFGLEGGLFSNLFTAHPPFQIDANFGFSAAIAEMLVQSTTKDLYLLPALPRDKWANGCVKGLKARGGVTVNICWKEGDLLEFGLWTENQNSKVRLHYRGNVVLASLSPGRVYSYDNQLKCAKTYSLSEVNP; from the exons ATGCCAACAGCTAACAAGTACAGTTATCAGCTTCTCCTACTCCACCGACTTGTTCTTTACTTCATCGTTTCATGCTCATTATCATTATCTTGGGAAGTGCAAGATGGAAAACGGGTTATGGTGCGCAACACCCCACAAAAGAACTGGTGGAAGCCAAGTTTAACGAATGGCGAATCTCCTCCAAGGCCATTGAAGGTTACTTTTGCTGAGCCTGCAACTCACTGGACCGATGCCATCCCCATTGGTAATGGCCGTCTTGGTGCCATGGTTTGGGGTGCCGTACCCTCTGAAGCTCTCCAGCTCAATG AGGACACACTTTGGACTGGGATTCCTCGAGACTATACCAACAGCAGTGCTCCACAAGCACTGGCTGAAGTCAGAAAGCTGGTTGATGATAGAAAATTCTCTGAAGCTACTGCAGCAGCTGTCAAGTTGTCTGGAGATCCTTCTGAG GTATACCAACTTCTCGGAGATATCAAGTTAGAGTTTCATGATTCCCATCTTAATTATTCAAAAGAGTCATATTATAGGGAGCTGGATTTGGATACTGCAACAGCAAATATAAAATACTCTGTGGGCGATGTAGAATTTACCAGAGAACATTTTGCTTCTAATCCGGACCAAGTGATAGTGACAAGGTTATCTACAAGCAAACCTGGGTCATTATCATTTACAGTGTATTTTGATAGCAAAATGCATCACGATTCAAGGGTAAGTGGCCAAAATCAGATAATAATGGAAGGGAGATGTCCTGGCAGTAGGATCCCACCAAGAGTGAATTCAATTGACAATCCACAGGGAATTCAGTTTTCTGCAGTTCTTGATATGCAGATTAGTAAAGATAAAGGGTTTATACATGTTTTGGACGACAAGAAGTTAAGGGTTGAAGGTTCAGATTGGGCTATTTTGCTTTTGacagcttcttcttcctttgatgGCCCATTTACTAAGCCTGAAGACTCTAAGAAGGATCCTGCTTCTGAGTCCCTAAGTAGAATGGTGTCtgtgaaaaaaatttcttatggTGATCTTTATGCACGCCACTTGGCTGACTATCAAAATCTATTTCACCGTGTCTCATTGCAACTCTCTAAAAGCTCCAAGACTGTTTCAGGAAAATCTGTTTTGGACAGAAGGAAATTGGTTTCCTCCCAAACTAACATCTCTCAAATGGGAGGGGATGATACCATTCCAACTTCAGCAAGAGTCAAATCTTTTCAAACTGATGAAGATCCTTCCTTTGTGGAGCTTTTGTTTCAATATGGTCGatatcttctaatctcttgttCGCGTCCTGGAACTCAGGTGGCAAACCTACAGGGTATCTGGAACAAAGATGTTGAGCCTGCATGGGA GGGTGCTCCTCACTTGAACATTAatcttcaaataaattattggcCATCCCTTGCTTGCAACCTACACGAGTGTCAAGAGCCCTTATTTGATTTCATTTCCTCTTTGTCAGTCATTGGTAAAAAAACTGCAAAG GTTAGCTATGAAGCAAATGGTTGGGTTGCACATCACGTTTCTGACATATGgggtaaaacatcaccaggtCAAGGTCAGGCTGTTTGGGCTGTATGGCCAATGGGTGGAGCTTGGCTTTGTACCCATTTATGGGAGCATTATACGTATACATTGGACAAG gattttcttaaaaataaagcaTATCCTTTGTTGGAAGGATGTACATCATTTTTGTTGGATTGGTTGATTGAGGGCCGTGGTGGATTATTGGAAACTAACCCATCAACTTCACCAGAGCACATGTTCACTGCGCCAGACGGAAAAACTGCTAGTGTGAGCTACTCATCAACCATGGACATTTCAATCATAAAAGAAGTTTTCTCTATGATCATTTCTGCTGCTGAG GTTTTGGGAAGGCATAATGATACTATTATCAAAAGAGCCACTGAGTATCAGTCTAAACTTCCTCCAACAAAAGTTGCTAGAGATGGTTCCATTATGGAATGG GCAGAAGATTTTAAGGACCCAACTGTACATCATCGACATGTTTCACATCTGTTTGGACTGTTTCCGGGGCACACAATTAGTGTTGAGAACACTCCAGACCTCTGTAAAGCTGTGGAAGTTAGTCTAATTAAAAGAG GAGATGACGGTCCAGGGTGGTCAACAACTTGGAAAGCTTCACTGTGGGCACATCTTCACAATAGTGAGCACGCATATCGCATGATAAAACACTTGATTGTCTTGGTGGAACCTGATCATGGATTTGGTTTGGAAGGAGGACTTTTCAGCAACCTTTTCACAGCACATCCCCCTTTCCAGATTGATGCAAACTTTGG TTTTTCAGCAGCAATTGCAGAAATGCTTGTTCAAAGCACAACGAAGGACCTCTACTTGCTTCCCGCATTGCCACGTGATAAATGGGCGAATGGCTGTGTGAAAGGATTAAAAGCTCGTGGTGGGGTGACAGTCAACATTTGCTGGAAAGAAGGAGATCTGCTTGAATTTGGGCTTTGGACAGAAAACCAGAATTCCAAAGTGAGACTACATTATAGAGGAAATGTGGTTTTAGCAAGTTTATCACCCGGCAGAGTTTACTCATATGATAACCAGTTGAAGTGTGCGAAGACATACTCCCTTAGTGAAGTGAATCCTTGA
- the LOC100808977 gene encoding alpha-L-fucosidase 2 isoform X4, whose protein sequence is MPTANKYSYQLLLLHRLVLYFIVSCSLSLSWEVQDGKRVMVRNTPQKNWWKPSLTNGESPPRPLKVTFAEPATHWTDAIPIGNGRLGAMVWGAVPSEALQLNEDTLWTGIPRDYTNSSAPQALAEVRKLVDDRKFSEATAAAVKLSGDPSEVYQLLGDIKLEFHDSHLNYSKESYYRELDLDTATANIKYSVGDVEFTREHFASNPDQVIVTRLSTSKPGSLSFTVYFDSKMHHDSRVSGQNQIIMEGRCPGSRIPPRVNSIDNPQGIQFSAVLDMQISKDKGFIHVLDDKKLRVEGSDWAILLLTASSSFDGPFTKPEDSKKDPASESLSRMVSVKKISYGDLYARHLADYQNLFHRVSLQLSKSSKTVSGKSVLDRRKLVSSQTNISQMGGDDTIPTSARVKSFQTDEDPSFVELLFQYGRYLLISCSRPGTQVANLQGIWNKDVEPAWEGAPHLNINLQINYWPSLACNLHECQEPLFDFISSLSVIGKKTAKVSYEANGWVAHHVSDIWGKTSPGQGQAVWAVWPMGGAWLCTHLWEHYTYTLDKDFLKNKAYPLLEGCTSFLLDWLIEGRGGLLETNPSTSPEHMFTAPDGKTASVSYSSTMDISIIKEVFSMIISAAEVLGRHNDTIIKRATEYQSKLPPTKVARDGSIMEWAEDFKDPTVHHRHVSHLFGLFPGHTISVENTPDLCKAVEVSLIKRGDDGPGWSTTWKASLWAHLHNSEHAYRMIKHLIVLVEPDHGFGLEGGLFSNLFTAHPPFQIDANFGNRNLACDETVALALTTW, encoded by the exons ATGCCAACAGCTAACAAGTACAGTTATCAGCTTCTCCTACTCCACCGACTTGTTCTTTACTTCATCGTTTCATGCTCATTATCATTATCTTGGGAAGTGCAAGATGGAAAACGGGTTATGGTGCGCAACACCCCACAAAAGAACTGGTGGAAGCCAAGTTTAACGAATGGCGAATCTCCTCCAAGGCCATTGAAGGTTACTTTTGCTGAGCCTGCAACTCACTGGACCGATGCCATCCCCATTGGTAATGGCCGTCTTGGTGCCATGGTTTGGGGTGCCGTACCCTCTGAAGCTCTCCAGCTCAATG AGGACACACTTTGGACTGGGATTCCTCGAGACTATACCAACAGCAGTGCTCCACAAGCACTGGCTGAAGTCAGAAAGCTGGTTGATGATAGAAAATTCTCTGAAGCTACTGCAGCAGCTGTCAAGTTGTCTGGAGATCCTTCTGAG GTATACCAACTTCTCGGAGATATCAAGTTAGAGTTTCATGATTCCCATCTTAATTATTCAAAAGAGTCATATTATAGGGAGCTGGATTTGGATACTGCAACAGCAAATATAAAATACTCTGTGGGCGATGTAGAATTTACCAGAGAACATTTTGCTTCTAATCCGGACCAAGTGATAGTGACAAGGTTATCTACAAGCAAACCTGGGTCATTATCATTTACAGTGTATTTTGATAGCAAAATGCATCACGATTCAAGGGTAAGTGGCCAAAATCAGATAATAATGGAAGGGAGATGTCCTGGCAGTAGGATCCCACCAAGAGTGAATTCAATTGACAATCCACAGGGAATTCAGTTTTCTGCAGTTCTTGATATGCAGATTAGTAAAGATAAAGGGTTTATACATGTTTTGGACGACAAGAAGTTAAGGGTTGAAGGTTCAGATTGGGCTATTTTGCTTTTGacagcttcttcttcctttgatgGCCCATTTACTAAGCCTGAAGACTCTAAGAAGGATCCTGCTTCTGAGTCCCTAAGTAGAATGGTGTCtgtgaaaaaaatttcttatggTGATCTTTATGCACGCCACTTGGCTGACTATCAAAATCTATTTCACCGTGTCTCATTGCAACTCTCTAAAAGCTCCAAGACTGTTTCAGGAAAATCTGTTTTGGACAGAAGGAAATTGGTTTCCTCCCAAACTAACATCTCTCAAATGGGAGGGGATGATACCATTCCAACTTCAGCAAGAGTCAAATCTTTTCAAACTGATGAAGATCCTTCCTTTGTGGAGCTTTTGTTTCAATATGGTCGatatcttctaatctcttgttCGCGTCCTGGAACTCAGGTGGCAAACCTACAGGGTATCTGGAACAAAGATGTTGAGCCTGCATGGGA GGGTGCTCCTCACTTGAACATTAatcttcaaataaattattggcCATCCCTTGCTTGCAACCTACACGAGTGTCAAGAGCCCTTATTTGATTTCATTTCCTCTTTGTCAGTCATTGGTAAAAAAACTGCAAAG GTTAGCTATGAAGCAAATGGTTGGGTTGCACATCACGTTTCTGACATATGgggtaaaacatcaccaggtCAAGGTCAGGCTGTTTGGGCTGTATGGCCAATGGGTGGAGCTTGGCTTTGTACCCATTTATGGGAGCATTATACGTATACATTGGACAAG gattttcttaaaaataaagcaTATCCTTTGTTGGAAGGATGTACATCATTTTTGTTGGATTGGTTGATTGAGGGCCGTGGTGGATTATTGGAAACTAACCCATCAACTTCACCAGAGCACATGTTCACTGCGCCAGACGGAAAAACTGCTAGTGTGAGCTACTCATCAACCATGGACATTTCAATCATAAAAGAAGTTTTCTCTATGATCATTTCTGCTGCTGAG GTTTTGGGAAGGCATAATGATACTATTATCAAAAGAGCCACTGAGTATCAGTCTAAACTTCCTCCAACAAAAGTTGCTAGAGATGGTTCCATTATGGAATGG GCAGAAGATTTTAAGGACCCAACTGTACATCATCGACATGTTTCACATCTGTTTGGACTGTTTCCGGGGCACACAATTAGTGTTGAGAACACTCCAGACCTCTGTAAAGCTGTGGAAGTTAGTCTAATTAAAAGAG GAGATGACGGTCCAGGGTGGTCAACAACTTGGAAAGCTTCACTGTGGGCACATCTTCACAATAGTGAGCACGCATATCGCATGATAAAACACTTGATTGTCTTGGTGGAACCTGATCATGGATTTGGTTTGGAAGGAGGACTTTTCAGCAACCTTTTCACAGCACATCCCCCTTTCCAGATTGATGCAAACTTTGG AAATAGGAACCTAGCCTGTGATGAGACTGTTGCTTTAGCATTAACAACTTGGTGA
- the LOC100808977 gene encoding alpha-L-fucosidase 2 isoform X3 — protein MPTANKYSYQLLLLHRLVLYFIVSCSLSLSWEVQDGKRVMVRNTPQKNWWKPSLTNGESPPRPLKVTFAEPATHWTDAIPIGNGRLGAMVWGAVPSEALQLNEDTLWTGIPRDYTNSSAPQALAEVRKLVDDRKFSEATAAAVKLSGDPSEVYQLLGDIKLEFHDSHLNYSKESYYRELDLDTATANIKYSVGDVEFTREHFASNPDQVIVTRLSTSKPGSLSFTVYFDSKMHHDSRVSGQNQIIMEGRCPGSRIPPRVNSIDNPQGIQFSAVLDMQISKDKGFIHVLDDKKLRVEGSDWAILLLTASSSFDGPFTKPEDSKKDPASESLSRMVSVKKISYGDLYARHLADYQNLFHRVSLQLSKSSKTVSGKSVLDRRKLVSSQTNISQMGGDDTIPTSARVKSFQTDEDPSFVELLFQYGRYLLISCSRPGTQVANLQGIWNKDVEPAWEGAPHLNINLQINYWPSLACNLHECQEPLFDFISSLSVIGKKTAKVSYEANGWVAHHVSDIWGKTSPGQGQAVWAVWPMGGAWLCTHLWEHYTYTLDKDFLKNKAYPLLEGCTSFLLDWLIEGRGGLLETNPSTSPEHMFTAPDGKTASVSYSSTMDISIIKEVFSMIISAAEVLGRHNDTIIKRATEYQSKLPPTKVARDGSIMEWAEDFKDPTVHHRHVSHLFGLFPGHTISVENTPDLCKAVEVSLIKRGDDGPGWSTTWKASLWAHLHNSEHAYRMIKHLIVLVEPDHGFGLEGGLFSNLFTAHPPFQIDANFGQFFSSNCRNACSKHNEGPLLASRIAT, from the exons ATGCCAACAGCTAACAAGTACAGTTATCAGCTTCTCCTACTCCACCGACTTGTTCTTTACTTCATCGTTTCATGCTCATTATCATTATCTTGGGAAGTGCAAGATGGAAAACGGGTTATGGTGCGCAACACCCCACAAAAGAACTGGTGGAAGCCAAGTTTAACGAATGGCGAATCTCCTCCAAGGCCATTGAAGGTTACTTTTGCTGAGCCTGCAACTCACTGGACCGATGCCATCCCCATTGGTAATGGCCGTCTTGGTGCCATGGTTTGGGGTGCCGTACCCTCTGAAGCTCTCCAGCTCAATG AGGACACACTTTGGACTGGGATTCCTCGAGACTATACCAACAGCAGTGCTCCACAAGCACTGGCTGAAGTCAGAAAGCTGGTTGATGATAGAAAATTCTCTGAAGCTACTGCAGCAGCTGTCAAGTTGTCTGGAGATCCTTCTGAG GTATACCAACTTCTCGGAGATATCAAGTTAGAGTTTCATGATTCCCATCTTAATTATTCAAAAGAGTCATATTATAGGGAGCTGGATTTGGATACTGCAACAGCAAATATAAAATACTCTGTGGGCGATGTAGAATTTACCAGAGAACATTTTGCTTCTAATCCGGACCAAGTGATAGTGACAAGGTTATCTACAAGCAAACCTGGGTCATTATCATTTACAGTGTATTTTGATAGCAAAATGCATCACGATTCAAGGGTAAGTGGCCAAAATCAGATAATAATGGAAGGGAGATGTCCTGGCAGTAGGATCCCACCAAGAGTGAATTCAATTGACAATCCACAGGGAATTCAGTTTTCTGCAGTTCTTGATATGCAGATTAGTAAAGATAAAGGGTTTATACATGTTTTGGACGACAAGAAGTTAAGGGTTGAAGGTTCAGATTGGGCTATTTTGCTTTTGacagcttcttcttcctttgatgGCCCATTTACTAAGCCTGAAGACTCTAAGAAGGATCCTGCTTCTGAGTCCCTAAGTAGAATGGTGTCtgtgaaaaaaatttcttatggTGATCTTTATGCACGCCACTTGGCTGACTATCAAAATCTATTTCACCGTGTCTCATTGCAACTCTCTAAAAGCTCCAAGACTGTTTCAGGAAAATCTGTTTTGGACAGAAGGAAATTGGTTTCCTCCCAAACTAACATCTCTCAAATGGGAGGGGATGATACCATTCCAACTTCAGCAAGAGTCAAATCTTTTCAAACTGATGAAGATCCTTCCTTTGTGGAGCTTTTGTTTCAATATGGTCGatatcttctaatctcttgttCGCGTCCTGGAACTCAGGTGGCAAACCTACAGGGTATCTGGAACAAAGATGTTGAGCCTGCATGGGA GGGTGCTCCTCACTTGAACATTAatcttcaaataaattattggcCATCCCTTGCTTGCAACCTACACGAGTGTCAAGAGCCCTTATTTGATTTCATTTCCTCTTTGTCAGTCATTGGTAAAAAAACTGCAAAG GTTAGCTATGAAGCAAATGGTTGGGTTGCACATCACGTTTCTGACATATGgggtaaaacatcaccaggtCAAGGTCAGGCTGTTTGGGCTGTATGGCCAATGGGTGGAGCTTGGCTTTGTACCCATTTATGGGAGCATTATACGTATACATTGGACAAG gattttcttaaaaataaagcaTATCCTTTGTTGGAAGGATGTACATCATTTTTGTTGGATTGGTTGATTGAGGGCCGTGGTGGATTATTGGAAACTAACCCATCAACTTCACCAGAGCACATGTTCACTGCGCCAGACGGAAAAACTGCTAGTGTGAGCTACTCATCAACCATGGACATTTCAATCATAAAAGAAGTTTTCTCTATGATCATTTCTGCTGCTGAG GTTTTGGGAAGGCATAATGATACTATTATCAAAAGAGCCACTGAGTATCAGTCTAAACTTCCTCCAACAAAAGTTGCTAGAGATGGTTCCATTATGGAATGG GCAGAAGATTTTAAGGACCCAACTGTACATCATCGACATGTTTCACATCTGTTTGGACTGTTTCCGGGGCACACAATTAGTGTTGAGAACACTCCAGACCTCTGTAAAGCTGTGGAAGTTAGTCTAATTAAAAGAG GAGATGACGGTCCAGGGTGGTCAACAACTTGGAAAGCTTCACTGTGGGCACATCTTCACAATAGTGAGCACGCATATCGCATGATAAAACACTTGATTGTCTTGGTGGAACCTGATCATGGATTTGGTTTGGAAGGAGGACTTTTCAGCAACCTTTTCACAGCACATCCCCCTTTCCAGATTGATGCAAACTTTGG TCAGTTTTTCAGCAGCAATTGCAGAAATGCTTGTTCAAAGCACAACGAAGGACCTCTACTTGCTTCCCGCATTGCCACGTGA
- the LOC100808977 gene encoding alpha-L-fucosidase 2 isoform X2: protein MPTANKYSYQLLLLHRLVLYFIVSCSLSLSWEVQDGKRVMVRNTPQKNWWKPSLTNGESPPRPLKVTFAEPATHWTDAIPIGNGRLGAMVWGAVPSEALQLNEDTLWTGIPRDYTNSSAPQALAEVRKLVDDRKFSEATAAAVKLSGDPSEVYQLLGDIKLEFHDSHLNYSKESYYRELDLDTATANIKYSVGDVEFTREHFASNPDQVIVTRLSTSKPGSLSFTVYFDSKMHHDSRVSGQNQIIMEGRCPGSRIPPRVNSIDNPQGIQFSAVLDMQISKDKGFIHVLDDKKLRVEGSDWAILLLTASSSFDGPFTKPEDSKKDPASESLSRMVSVKKISYGDLYARHLADYQNLFHRVSLQLSKSSKTVSGKSVLDRRKLVSSQTNISQMGGDDTIPTSARVKSFQTDEDPSFVELLFQYGRYLLISCSRPGTQVANLQGIWNKDVEPAWEGAPHLNINLQINYWPSLACNLHECQEPLFDFISSLSVIGKKTAKVSYEANGWVAHHVSDIWGKTSPGQGQAVWAVWPMGGAWLCTHLWEHYTYTLDKDFLKNKAYPLLEGCTSFLLDWLIEGRGGLLETNPSTSPEHMFTAPDGKTASVSYSSTMDISIIKEVFSMIISAAEVLGRHNDTIIKRATEYQSKLPPTKVARDGSIMEWAEDFKDPTVHHRHVSHLFGLFPGHTISVENTPDLCKAVEVSLIKRGDDGPGWSTTWKASLWAHLHNSEHAYRMIKHLIVLVEPDHGFGLEGGLFSNLFTAHPPFQIDANFGLAEKKHCLESVFQQQLQKCLFKAQRRTSTCFPHCHVINGRMAV, encoded by the exons ATGCCAACAGCTAACAAGTACAGTTATCAGCTTCTCCTACTCCACCGACTTGTTCTTTACTTCATCGTTTCATGCTCATTATCATTATCTTGGGAAGTGCAAGATGGAAAACGGGTTATGGTGCGCAACACCCCACAAAAGAACTGGTGGAAGCCAAGTTTAACGAATGGCGAATCTCCTCCAAGGCCATTGAAGGTTACTTTTGCTGAGCCTGCAACTCACTGGACCGATGCCATCCCCATTGGTAATGGCCGTCTTGGTGCCATGGTTTGGGGTGCCGTACCCTCTGAAGCTCTCCAGCTCAATG AGGACACACTTTGGACTGGGATTCCTCGAGACTATACCAACAGCAGTGCTCCACAAGCACTGGCTGAAGTCAGAAAGCTGGTTGATGATAGAAAATTCTCTGAAGCTACTGCAGCAGCTGTCAAGTTGTCTGGAGATCCTTCTGAG GTATACCAACTTCTCGGAGATATCAAGTTAGAGTTTCATGATTCCCATCTTAATTATTCAAAAGAGTCATATTATAGGGAGCTGGATTTGGATACTGCAACAGCAAATATAAAATACTCTGTGGGCGATGTAGAATTTACCAGAGAACATTTTGCTTCTAATCCGGACCAAGTGATAGTGACAAGGTTATCTACAAGCAAACCTGGGTCATTATCATTTACAGTGTATTTTGATAGCAAAATGCATCACGATTCAAGGGTAAGTGGCCAAAATCAGATAATAATGGAAGGGAGATGTCCTGGCAGTAGGATCCCACCAAGAGTGAATTCAATTGACAATCCACAGGGAATTCAGTTTTCTGCAGTTCTTGATATGCAGATTAGTAAAGATAAAGGGTTTATACATGTTTTGGACGACAAGAAGTTAAGGGTTGAAGGTTCAGATTGGGCTATTTTGCTTTTGacagcttcttcttcctttgatgGCCCATTTACTAAGCCTGAAGACTCTAAGAAGGATCCTGCTTCTGAGTCCCTAAGTAGAATGGTGTCtgtgaaaaaaatttcttatggTGATCTTTATGCACGCCACTTGGCTGACTATCAAAATCTATTTCACCGTGTCTCATTGCAACTCTCTAAAAGCTCCAAGACTGTTTCAGGAAAATCTGTTTTGGACAGAAGGAAATTGGTTTCCTCCCAAACTAACATCTCTCAAATGGGAGGGGATGATACCATTCCAACTTCAGCAAGAGTCAAATCTTTTCAAACTGATGAAGATCCTTCCTTTGTGGAGCTTTTGTTTCAATATGGTCGatatcttctaatctcttgttCGCGTCCTGGAACTCAGGTGGCAAACCTACAGGGTATCTGGAACAAAGATGTTGAGCCTGCATGGGA GGGTGCTCCTCACTTGAACATTAatcttcaaataaattattggcCATCCCTTGCTTGCAACCTACACGAGTGTCAAGAGCCCTTATTTGATTTCATTTCCTCTTTGTCAGTCATTGGTAAAAAAACTGCAAAG GTTAGCTATGAAGCAAATGGTTGGGTTGCACATCACGTTTCTGACATATGgggtaaaacatcaccaggtCAAGGTCAGGCTGTTTGGGCTGTATGGCCAATGGGTGGAGCTTGGCTTTGTACCCATTTATGGGAGCATTATACGTATACATTGGACAAG gattttcttaaaaataaagcaTATCCTTTGTTGGAAGGATGTACATCATTTTTGTTGGATTGGTTGATTGAGGGCCGTGGTGGATTATTGGAAACTAACCCATCAACTTCACCAGAGCACATGTTCACTGCGCCAGACGGAAAAACTGCTAGTGTGAGCTACTCATCAACCATGGACATTTCAATCATAAAAGAAGTTTTCTCTATGATCATTTCTGCTGCTGAG GTTTTGGGAAGGCATAATGATACTATTATCAAAAGAGCCACTGAGTATCAGTCTAAACTTCCTCCAACAAAAGTTGCTAGAGATGGTTCCATTATGGAATGG GCAGAAGATTTTAAGGACCCAACTGTACATCATCGACATGTTTCACATCTGTTTGGACTGTTTCCGGGGCACACAATTAGTGTTGAGAACACTCCAGACCTCTGTAAAGCTGTGGAAGTTAGTCTAATTAAAAGAG GAGATGACGGTCCAGGGTGGTCAACAACTTGGAAAGCTTCACTGTGGGCACATCTTCACAATAGTGAGCACGCATATCGCATGATAAAACACTTGATTGTCTTGGTGGAACCTGATCATGGATTTGGTTTGGAAGGAGGACTTTTCAGCAACCTTTTCACAGCACATCCCCCTTTCCAGATTGATGCAAACTTTGG CTTGGCTGAGAAAAAACATTGTTTGGAGTCAGTTTTTCAGCAGCAATTGCAGAAATGCTTGTTCAAAGCACAACGAAGGACCTCTACTTGCTTCCCGCATTGCCACGTGATAAATGGGCGAATGGCTGTGTGA